Proteins encoded together in one Bacteroides zoogleoformans window:
- a CDS encoding alpha amylase C-terminal domain-containing protein, giving the protein METLNLIKNDPWLEPYAEAINGRHQYAVNKEAELTGKQTLSDFASGYMYFGLHRTSDGWVFREWAPNATQIFLIGTFNDWKEQQQYSLKRDTNGNWEIKLPADAMKHGDLYKLMVYWNGGSGERIPAWATRVVQDEQTKIFSVQVWMPENAYKMKKHSFKPSTNPLLIYECHIGMAQQEEKVGSYREFQEKVLPRIAGQGYNCIQIMAIQEHPYYGSFGYHVSSFFAPSSRFGTPEELKELIDTAHSMNIAVIMDIVHSHAVKNEVEGLGNFAGDPNQYFYSGGRREHPAWDSLCFDYGKNEVIHFLLSNCKYWLEEFHFDGFRFDGVTSMLYYNHGLGEAFCNYGDYFNGHQDDNAICYLTLANRLIHQVNSKAITIAEEVSGMPGLAAKYEDGGYGFDYRMAMNIPDYWIKTIKEKIDEDWKPSSMFWEVTNRRKDEKTISYAESHDQALVGDKTIIFRLIDADMYWHMQKGDENYTVNRGIALHKMIRLLTATTINGGYLNFMGNEFGHPEWIDFPREGNGWSCKYARRQWDLVDNPRLAYHYMGDFDTAMLEVVKSVKNFQATPIQEIWHNDGDQVLAYMRKDLVFVFNFNPKQSFTDYGLLVPAGTYEVVLNTDDPAFGGNGLTDDTVKHFTNHDPLYKKEKKEWLKLYVPARTAVVLRKIE; this is encoded by the coding sequence ATGGAGACTTTGAATTTGATTAAAAACGACCCTTGGCTGGAGCCTTATGCCGAGGCCATCAACGGACGTCATCAGTATGCCGTAAACAAGGAAGCCGAGTTGACAGGAAAGCAAACCTTGTCTGATTTTGCATCCGGCTATATGTATTTTGGTCTGCATCGTACAAGTGATGGGTGGGTGTTTCGCGAGTGGGCCCCCAATGCAACCCAAATTTTTCTGATAGGAACTTTCAACGATTGGAAAGAGCAACAACAATATAGCCTGAAGCGTGATACGAATGGCAATTGGGAGATAAAGCTTCCCGCCGATGCCATGAAACACGGTGACTTATATAAACTGATGGTGTATTGGAACGGTGGTTCCGGCGAACGTATCCCGGCATGGGCCACTCGTGTGGTGCAGGACGAACAAACAAAAATATTCAGCGTACAGGTATGGATGCCGGAGAATGCGTATAAGATGAAAAAACATTCCTTTAAACCGTCCACGAACCCTTTACTGATATATGAATGTCATATCGGTATGGCTCAACAGGAGGAGAAGGTGGGAAGTTATCGGGAATTTCAGGAGAAAGTTCTTCCGCGCATAGCCGGACAGGGCTATAACTGCATACAAATAATGGCTATTCAGGAGCACCCCTATTATGGTAGTTTCGGATATCATGTTTCCAGTTTTTTTGCGCCATCTTCCCGCTTCGGCACTCCGGAAGAACTGAAAGAATTGATTGACACGGCTCACAGTATGAATATTGCCGTCATCATGGATATTGTTCATTCTCATGCAGTGAAAAACGAAGTGGAAGGATTGGGGAATTTTGCCGGTGATCCTAACCAATACTTCTATTCCGGCGGGCGGCGTGAACATCCGGCTTGGGATTCCCTATGTTTTGATTATGGAAAAAATGAAGTGATACACTTCCTGCTATCCAACTGTAAATATTGGCTGGAAGAATTTCATTTTGACGGTTTCCGCTTTGACGGCGTGACCTCTATGTTGTATTACAACCATGGCCTGGGCGAAGCGTTCTGTAACTATGGAGACTACTTCAACGGTCATCAGGACGATAATGCCATTTGTTATCTGACCCTTGCCAACCGGCTCATCCATCAGGTAAATTCCAAAGCCATAACAATTGCCGAAGAAGTTTCGGGAATGCCCGGACTGGCGGCCAAGTACGAAGATGGAGGCTATGGGTTCGACTATCGTATGGCAATGAACATTCCCGACTATTGGATTAAGACCATCAAAGAGAAAATAGATGAAGACTGGAAACCGTCAAGTATGTTCTGGGAAGTTACCAATCGCAGAAAAGATGAAAAGACAATCTCTTATGCGGAAAGCCATGACCAGGCCTTGGTTGGCGACAAAACTATTATTTTCCGCCTGATTGATGCCGATATGTACTGGCACATGCAGAAGGGAGATGAAAATTATACGGTGAACCGCGGTATAGCTCTTCACAAAATGATACGCTTGTTGACTGCAACGACTATCAATGGCGGCTATCTGAACTTTATGGGGAATGAATTCGGCCATCCCGAATGGATTGATTTCCCTCGCGAGGGTAACGGTTGGTCTTGCAAATATGCTCGCCGTCAATGGGATTTGGTGGACAATCCCCGATTGGCATACCATTACATGGGTGATTTTGATACGGCAATGCTCGAAGTGGTGAAAAGCGTGAAGAACTTCCAGGCTACTCCGATTCAGGAAATATGGCATAATGACGGCGATCAGGTGTTGGCCTATATGCGCAAGGATTTAGTCTTTGTGTTTAACTTCAATCCTAAACAGTCTTTCACAGACTATGGTCTCCTTGTGCCGGCAGGAACTTACGAAGTGGTTCTGAACACCGATGACCCGGCATTTGGCGGCAACGGGCTTACAGATGATACGGTGAAGCATTTCACCAATCATGACCCATTGTACAAGAAAGAAAAGAAA
- a CDS encoding DUF2461 domain-containing protein, producing MNYIPAIFQFLKELSANNNREWFNAHRELYELVRNEFEELLTVIISRISLFDDSIRGIEAKDCTYRIYRDIRFSEDKTPYKTHLGGYINAKGKKSDHCGYYIHLEPGNCMLAGGSYCPPPPLLKALRQAVYDNIDEFRGIVEDPSFKQYFPVIGENFLKTAPKGFPKDYPYLKYLQCKEYTVACQLPDSFFLPPDFLERTDDILKQMKRFSDFVNYTIDDFE from the coding sequence ATGAACTATATACCTGCTATATTTCAATTTTTGAAGGAACTGTCTGCTAATAATAATCGTGAATGGTTCAATGCTCATCGGGAACTATATGAATTGGTTCGTAACGAGTTTGAAGAATTGCTCACTGTTATCATTTCCCGTATTTCTTTGTTTGATGACAGCATTCGTGGCATAGAGGCAAAAGATTGTACTTACCGAATTTATCGTGACATACGTTTTTCTGAAGACAAGACACCTTATAAAACTCATTTGGGAGGATACATCAACGCCAAAGGAAAGAAGTCCGACCATTGCGGTTATTATATCCATTTGGAACCCGGTAATTGTATGTTGGCGGGAGGAAGCTATTGCCCCCCTCCTCCCCTCTTGAAAGCTTTGCGACAAGCTGTTTATGATAATATCGATGAATTTCGTGGCATAGTAGAAGATCCGTCTTTCAAGCAATACTTTCCCGTTATAGGAGAAAATTTCCTGAAAACAGCTCCTAAGGGCTTCCCAAAAGATTACCCTTACCTGAAATATCTTCAATGTAAGGAATACACGGTTGCTTGTCAATTGCCGGACAGTTTCTTCTTGCCCCCTGATTTTCTGGAGCGTACGGATGACATTCTTAAGCAGATGAAACGTTTTTCCGACTTTGTAAATTATACGATAGATGATTTTGAATAA
- a CDS encoding alpha-amylase family protein has translation MKEENKLIIYQVFTRLFGNNNNHCINNGSIDENGCGKMADFSAKALGEIKKLGATHIWYTGIIEHATQTDYRPYNIRPDHPAIVKGKAGSPYAIKDYYDVDPDLAKDVTERMKEFENLIQRTHRSGLKVIIDFVPNHVARQYHSDVQPDGTLQLGANDDMNHAFSAYNNFYYIPQSELHGRFDMKGPAAEPYRECPAKATGNNRFDAYPDSSDWYETVKLNYGVDYQNGGTCHFNPIPDTWHKMLDILLFWAEKKIDGFRCDMAEMVPVEFWEWAVPQVKAVYPSILFIAEVYSPREYKNYLFRGKFDYLYDKVGLYDTLRAVICEQGSATDITRSWQSLGGIETRMLNFLENHDEQRIASDFFAGDPRKAIPALIVSACMNTNPMMIYFGQEFGEPGMDSEGFSGRDGRTTIFDYWSVDTIRRWRNGGKFDGKMLTEKQKYIYGIYQRILTLCNDEKAISQGAFFDLMYANIGGWRFNEHRQYTFLRKYESELLLFVVNFDHLSADLAINIPAHAFSFLQMPQINQYEATDLLSGRKECISLLPYKATNVAVEGYGGKILKIKL, from the coding sequence ATGAAGGAAGAGAATAAATTGATTATTTATCAAGTATTTACCCGACTATTCGGGAACAACAATAACCATTGCATCAATAATGGCAGCATAGACGAGAATGGATGTGGCAAAATGGCAGACTTCTCCGCCAAGGCGTTGGGAGAAATTAAGAAACTGGGCGCTACGCATATTTGGTACACAGGCATTATCGAACATGCCACTCAGACCGATTACCGTCCTTACAATATCCGTCCCGACCACCCGGCTATTGTAAAGGGGAAAGCCGGATCACCGTATGCCATCAAAGACTATTATGATGTAGATCCGGATCTTGCCAAAGATGTTACGGAACGTATGAAAGAGTTTGAGAATTTGATTCAACGTACACATCGCAGTGGCTTGAAAGTTATCATTGATTTTGTTCCCAACCATGTGGCTCGTCAGTATCACTCGGATGTGCAACCCGATGGAACTTTGCAATTGGGAGCAAACGACGACATGAATCATGCCTTCAGTGCGTACAATAATTTCTATTATATTCCGCAATCCGAATTGCATGGCCGCTTTGACATGAAAGGACCGGCAGCCGAACCTTATAGGGAGTGTCCGGCAAAAGCTACCGGGAATAATCGTTTTGATGCCTATCCCGATAGCAGCGATTGGTATGAAACGGTAAAACTGAATTATGGAGTGGATTATCAGAACGGTGGAACTTGTCATTTCAATCCCATTCCCGACACTTGGCACAAGATGTTGGATATCCTGCTGTTCTGGGCGGAAAAGAAGATTGATGGCTTTCGTTGCGATATGGCGGAAATGGTTCCCGTTGAGTTTTGGGAATGGGCCGTCCCTCAAGTCAAGGCTGTCTATCCTTCTATTTTGTTTATAGCCGAAGTTTACAGTCCGAGAGAATACAAGAACTATCTGTTCCGGGGAAAATTTGATTATCTGTATGATAAAGTGGGGCTTTATGACACCTTGCGGGCTGTGATTTGCGAACAAGGCTCGGCAACGGATATCACACGCTCATGGCAGAGCCTGGGGGGAATTGAGACTCGCATGCTTAACTTTTTGGAAAATCATGACGAGCAGCGCATTGCTTCTGACTTCTTTGCAGGCGATCCGCGCAAGGCAATCCCGGCACTCATTGTATCCGCATGTATGAACACCAACCCGATGATGATTTATTTCGGACAAGAGTTTGGTGAACCGGGTATGGATAGTGAAGGGTTCAGCGGAAGAGACGGGCGTACCACCATTTTTGATTATTGGAGCGTTGACACCATTCGCCGTTGGCGCAATGGAGGTAAGTTCGATGGCAAAATGCTTACGGAAAAGCAGAAATATATATATGGCATTTACCAACGGATACTGACGCTCTGCAACGACGAGAAAGCCATCTCTCAAGGAGCTTTTTTCGATTTGATGTATGCTAATATCGGAGGATGGCGCTTCAACGAACATAGGCAATATACTTTTTTGCGCAAGTATGAAAGCGAATTGTTGCTGTTTGTCGTAAATTTCGATCACCTGTCAGCCGATCTTGCTATCAATATTCCCGCTCATGCTTTCAGCTTTCTGCAAATGCCACAAATCAATCAGTATGAAGCCACCGATTTGCTCAGTGGAAGAAAAGAATGCATCAGCTTGCTTCCTTACAAGGCAACCAATGTTGCTGTTGAAGGATACGGAGGAAAAATTCTGAAGATTAAGTTATAA
- a CDS encoding patatin-like phospholipase family protein, with amino-acid sequence METAANNWFTRKYPVGFALSGGFIKGFAHLGVMQSLLEHDIKPDILSGVSAGALAGVFYADGNEPHRILDYFSGHKFQDLTKLVIPKVGLFELGEFVDFLKSNLKAKKLEELQIPMIVTATDLDHGRPVHFHKGDIAERVAASCCMPVLFAPVQIDGTYYVDGGVLMNLPVTTLRRICDKVVAVNVSPLMATEYKKNIVSIAMRSYNFMFRSNTFPEREKADLLIEPYNLEGYSNTELEKAEEIFMQGYNTANDVLQGLLAEKRSVWKA; translated from the coding sequence ATGGAAACAGCAGCGAATAATTGGTTCACTCGGAAATATCCGGTAGGCTTTGCGCTAAGCGGTGGTTTCATCAAAGGTTTTGCTCATTTGGGGGTAATGCAATCTTTGTTAGAACATGATATAAAGCCTGATATACTTTCCGGGGTGAGTGCAGGTGCTCTGGCCGGGGTATTTTATGCCGATGGCAATGAACCGCATCGAATACTCGACTATTTTTCGGGGCATAAGTTTCAGGACTTGACCAAATTGGTGATACCTAAAGTCGGGCTGTTTGAGTTGGGAGAATTTGTTGATTTCCTGAAGAGTAACCTGAAGGCTAAAAAACTGGAAGAACTGCAAATACCTATGATTGTGACAGCCACCGACTTGGATCATGGGCGTCCGGTACATTTTCATAAAGGAGACATTGCCGAACGTGTAGCCGCCTCGTGCTGCATGCCGGTACTGTTTGCTCCGGTACAGATTGACGGAACTTATTATGTGGATGGCGGTGTGCTGATGAATCTGCCTGTCACTACTTTGCGGCGTATATGCGATAAGGTGGTGGCGGTAAATGTCAGCCCGCTGATGGCAACGGAATATAAGAAAAACATTGTCAGCATTGCGATGCGCTCATACAACTTCATGTTCCGTTCCAATACTTTCCCGGAGCGGGAAAAGGCGGATTTGTTGATAGAACCTTATAATTTGGAAGGATACAGCAATACGGAGTTGGAGAAGGCTGAAGAAATATTCATGCAAGGATATAACACCGCCAACGATGTGCTGCAAGGCTTGCTCGCAGAAAAAAGAAGCGTCTGGAAAGCGTGA
- a CDS encoding DUF4476 domain-containing protein produces the protein MKTFRQIMMATAITFVLSGCASLISQGSRANVLSSIQKGMSKQEITSLLGSPDFRRFDNAMEEWEYTKRLYNEKITGTTTQIVISFEDDKVVAMDSFEKDPYPMPPTPNGMLLNPSVDFNFKGMHPGEFQRLYEKIKSRPFKDDRLEMMLVVSRNNRLNCRQCAKLMSLCPFDDDKIKVLKMFAPGIKDIENYDEILDVIDSLFKKDDAKKILGIR, from the coding sequence ATGAAAACTTTCAGACAAATCATGATGGCAACAGCCATTACCTTTGTACTCTCCGGTTGCGCCTCACTCATTTCTCAGGGTTCCCGTGCCAATGTGTTGAGCAGCATTCAGAAAGGCATGAGCAAGCAAGAGATAACCAGCCTGTTGGGCTCTCCGGATTTCCGTCGCTTCGACAATGCCATGGAAGAGTGGGAATATACGAAAAGACTCTATAACGAAAAAATCACCGGCACAACAACCCAAATTGTGATAAGTTTTGAAGATGATAAAGTGGTCGCAATGGACTCTTTCGAAAAAGATCCCTATCCAATGCCGCCGACTCCCAATGGAATGCTCCTGAATCCTTCTGTAGACTTTAATTTCAAAGGAATGCATCCCGGGGAATTTCAGCGTCTTTATGAAAAAATAAAATCCCGTCCTTTCAAAGACGACCGGCTTGAGATGATGCTTGTGGTCTCCCGCAATAACCGCCTGAATTGTAGGCAATGTGCAAAACTGATGTCGCTCTGTCCTTTTGATGACGATAAGATAAAAGTATTGAAGATGTTTGCTCCCGGCATTAAGGATATTGAAAACTACGATGAAATCTTAGACGTAATAGATTCTCTGTTCAAAAAAGACGATGCTAAAAAGATTTTAGGCATACGATGA
- the thiD gene encoding bifunctional hydroxymethylpyrimidine kinase/phosphomethylpyrimidine kinase, which translates to MPYIILSIAGSDSSGGAGIQADIKTISALGGYAASVITAVTAQNTIRVQSVYPIPADVVRAQVVSVMDDLRPNGVKIGMIHDAETAHVIAECLRKYRPAYVVYDPVMASTGGKSLMTEQAIQIIMKELLPLCTLITPNLHEAGLLFGHSISATDGMKQAARELSYRFRTSVLIKGGHLQGDEMCDVLYERKLSNSVDTTSSSGCVLYSGPKIESRNLHGTGCTLSSAITLFLAGGYRLDEAVCRGKNYISQAITRGKEMKIGQGSGPLWHFPLSE; encoded by the coding sequence ATGCCTTATATCATTCTTTCCATTGCCGGCTCCGATTCTTCGGGTGGTGCAGGCATTCAAGCCGATATAAAGACAATTTCGGCTTTGGGCGGCTATGCTGCTTCTGTCATTACGGCTGTCACTGCACAGAACACGATCCGTGTTCAATCGGTATATCCCATCCCCGCAGACGTGGTGCGAGCGCAAGTCGTGTCCGTAATGGATGATCTTCGGCCGAATGGCGTCAAAATAGGTATGATACATGATGCCGAAACGGCACATGTCATTGCCGAGTGTCTTCGGAAATATCGTCCCGCATATGTGGTGTACGACCCTGTCATGGCATCAACCGGCGGTAAATCCCTGATGACGGAACAGGCTATTCAGATCATTATGAAAGAACTTCTTCCTTTATGCACTCTTATCACTCCGAATCTGCACGAAGCGGGCTTGCTGTTCGGTCATTCTATTTCGGCTACGGACGGAATGAAACAAGCAGCCCGGGAATTGTCTTATCGGTTTCGTACCTCTGTGCTCATCAAAGGTGGACACTTACAAGGCGATGAGATGTGCGATGTGCTTTACGAAAGGAAGCTTTCCAACTCTGTCGATACAACTTCTTCATCCGGATGTGTGCTCTATTCCGGTCCTAAAATAGAAAGCCGGAACCTGCATGGTACCGGCTGTACGCTCTCTTCTGCCATAACCTTGTTTTTGGCCGGAGGGTATCGGCTTGATGAAGCGGTCTGCCGAGGCAAGAACTACATCAGTCAGGCTATTACCCGGGGGAAGGAGATGAAAATAGGACAAGGCAGCGGACCTTTATGGCATTTCCCGTTATCGGAATGA
- a CDS encoding thiamine phosphate synthase, translating into MKLIVITHPRFFEGETAIITALFENGLEILHLRKPEASAGELEFFLRQFSEKYRSRIVTHEHFKLVPVFNLKGIHLNGRNKRAPKDYAGHISCSCHSIAEVSQHKSHSDYVFLSPVYDSISKEGYASAYSYDHLLEARQEGIIDDKVIALGGVDMQHLPEIHSLGFGGVALLGDIWQRDDNDILPHFLCLKAFCTSLESV; encoded by the coding sequence ATGAAACTGATTGTTATCACTCATCCGCGTTTCTTTGAAGGAGAAACTGCCATCATCACCGCTCTGTTTGAAAACGGTTTGGAAATACTTCATCTACGTAAACCGGAAGCCTCTGCCGGGGAACTGGAATTTTTTCTGCGACAGTTTTCGGAGAAATACAGGTCGAGGATTGTGACGCATGAGCACTTTAAGTTGGTACCGGTTTTCAACCTGAAAGGCATTCACTTGAACGGACGTAACAAGCGTGCGCCGAAGGATTATGCAGGACACATCAGTTGCTCTTGTCATTCGATTGCCGAAGTTTCTCAGCACAAGTCCCATAGCGATTATGTCTTTCTCAGTCCCGTTTACGACAGCATATCCAAAGAAGGGTATGCCTCGGCCTATTCCTATGACCATTTGCTGGAAGCGCGGCAAGAGGGCATTATCGACGATAAAGTCATTGCGTTGGGGGGTGTTGACATGCAGCATCTGCCTGAAATACATTCGTTGGGGTTCGGAGGCGTTGCTTTGTTGGGCGATATCTGGCAAAGAGACGACAACGACATTCTCCCTCATTTTCTCTGTCTGAAAGCTTTCTGCACAAGCTTAGAGTCTGTTTAA
- a CDS encoding HesA/MoeB/ThiF family protein, whose amino-acid sequence MGRYDRQISLPELGESGQQKLSNAKVLIVGVGGLGSPIALYLAGAGVGVLGLVDDDVVSISNLQRQVLYSESEVGQPKVVCAARRLQALNSSVEVRPFSFRLDKENAAALIDDYDLVVDGCDNFATRYLLNDTCIALGKPYVYGAIQGFEGQVSVFGCGECCKTYRDLYPDEEEALLMSTFDKSVVGVTPAIVGSVEANEALKLICGYGEPLIGRLWTIDLRTMQSYILSL is encoded by the coding sequence ATGGGAAGATACGACAGGCAAATTTCGCTTCCTGAATTAGGAGAAAGCGGACAACAGAAATTAAGCAACGCCAAAGTGTTGATAGTGGGTGTGGGAGGATTAGGCTCTCCCATCGCACTATATCTGGCCGGTGCAGGAGTAGGTGTGTTGGGACTTGTGGATGATGACGTGGTAAGTATCAGCAACCTGCAACGACAAGTGCTCTATTCCGAGTCCGAAGTGGGGCAACCGAAAGTGGTATGTGCCGCTCGAAGACTACAGGCTTTGAACAGTAGCGTGGAGGTTCGTCCCTTTTCTTTTCGTCTTGATAAGGAAAATGCGGCAGCATTGATAGACGATTATGACTTGGTTGTGGATGGTTGTGATAATTTTGCCACCCGATACTTGCTGAATGATACTTGTATTGCTTTAGGCAAACCATACGTGTATGGAGCCATTCAAGGGTTTGAAGGGCAGGTGTCCGTATTCGGCTGCGGTGAATGTTGTAAGACCTATCGTGACCTTTATCCTGACGAGGAAGAAGCTCTGCTTATGTCTACTTTTGATAAATCTGTTGTCGGCGTTACTCCTGCCATTGTAGGGAGTGTGGAGGCAAACGAAGCTTTGAAATTGATTTGCGGCTATGGCGAACCGTTAATCGGCAGGCTTTGGACCATTGATTTAAGAACCATGCAATCGTATATTCTTTCATTGTAA
- the thiH gene encoding 2-iminoacetate synthase ThiH, which translates to MFSDELANISWEETTERIHAKTEVDVRRALAKEHCDVNDFMALVSPAAIPYLETMARLSKKFTEERFGKTISMFIPLYITNSCTNSCVYCGFHISNPMPRTILTEEEIVNEYKAIKKLAPFDNLLLVTGENPAQAGVPYIARALDLAKPYFSNLKIEVMPLKTEEYAELKEHGLNGVICFQETYNKAHYHIYHPRGMKSKFEWRANGFDRMGQAGVHSIGMGVLIGLEKEWRTDITMMAYHLRYLQKHYWKTKYSVNFPRMRPSENGGFHPNVIMSDRELAQVTFAMRIFDHDVDISYSTREPAAIRDHMATLGVTTMSAESKTEPGGYYSYPQTLEQFHVSDERKAVEVDRALKRLGREPVWKDWDACFDLSSYSGKLA; encoded by the coding sequence ATGTTTTCAGACGAATTAGCAAATATTTCATGGGAAGAAACCACGGAGCGCATCCATGCCAAGACAGAGGTGGACGTGCGCCGCGCCCTTGCCAAAGAGCACTGTGATGTAAACGACTTCATGGCGCTTGTCTCTCCCGCCGCCATCCCCTATTTAGAGACGATGGCACGTCTCAGCAAGAAGTTCACCGAAGAACGTTTCGGGAAAACCATCTCCATGTTCATCCCTCTATACATCACCAATTCCTGCACCAATTCCTGCGTGTATTGCGGTTTTCACATCAGTAACCCGATGCCGCGCACCATCTTGACGGAGGAAGAGATTGTAAACGAATACAAAGCCATCAAGAAACTGGCACCTTTTGATAATCTGCTGTTGGTCACGGGAGAGAATCCCGCCCAAGCCGGCGTGCCCTACATAGCCCGTGCCCTCGACCTCGCAAAACCCTATTTCAGCAACCTGAAAATAGAAGTGATGCCTCTGAAAACCGAAGAGTATGCCGAACTGAAAGAGCATGGGTTGAACGGTGTCATCTGTTTTCAGGAGACCTATAACAAGGCGCACTATCACATCTACCACCCCCGCGGCATGAAATCGAAATTCGAGTGGCGGGCCAACGGGTTCGACCGCATGGGACAGGCCGGCGTGCACTCCATAGGTATGGGGGTACTTATCGGATTGGAGAAGGAATGGCGGACAGACATTACTATGATGGCCTACCATCTGCGCTATCTTCAGAAGCATTATTGGAAGACGAAATACAGTGTCAATTTTCCGCGCATGCGTCCTTCGGAAAATGGCGGCTTCCACCCGAACGTCATCATGAGCGACCGAGAGTTGGCACAGGTCACCTTTGCCATGCGCATCTTCGACCATGATGTGGATATCTCCTACTCCACCCGCGAACCGGCCGCCATACGCGACCACATGGCAACACTCGGTGTGACGACCATGAGTGCCGAGAGCAAAACCGAGCCGGGAGGATATTACAGTTATCCGCAAACGCTGGAGCAGTTTCATGTGAGCGACGAGCGCAAAGCTGTGGAAGTGGACAGAGCCTTGAAGCGTTTGGGACGCGAACCGGTGTGGAAAGATTGGGATGCTTGTTTTGATTTGAGCTCTTATTCCGGAAAATTGGCTTGA